Within the Salmo salar chromosome ssa12, Ssal_v3.1, whole genome shotgun sequence genome, the region CAGCAGGAGAGCCAAGGTCACAGTGGCCAGGCCCCAGCTGGGCTCACCCAGAGCAAGCAGGACGGTGTTGGGGAGGCTAGGGAGACACAGAGTGAGGGAGCTGGTCCTCTCCAGGCAGACCTCGACCCACGGCACCTCCAGTCTCCAGCCCTGACCCCCACAGATGCCACAGACGGCCCACACCAGCAGACAGCAGAAGAAGCCAAGGATATGGGACAGACAACTTCCCTGGTCCTGGTCCCCTCGCCCTCCTCTCTGGGTGTCTGTGTCCCTGCTCTGCCAGTTCTCTACCTCCAGTGTCACACCGCCGTGAGGTGCAGGATTGTCCACTACTCCGTCCACTGCTCCGCCACCATAGACTTGAGGCCACTGCAACCTCATGGCGGTCTCCACAGCAACCAGAGGTGTGGTCATCAGCAGCACTGCCCAGTAGATGTAGCTGAGGAAGAGCAGGAAGCGCAGGGCGATGACATCAGTGGACATGGAAAATGGAGGTAGCCAGGGCTCTGTAAACCAGAGGACAACCAGGAAGGCTGGGGGACAACAAAGACCAATCAATCAAATGGAGAAATGTGGAGGATGGGACTGGCAGCATTAGGACACTGAAATAGCCTATAGatattttacatttaagtaatttagcagacactcttatcctgagcaccttacagtagtgagtgcatacattttcatactttttcgtACTGATCCCCTGTGGGAAGtgaacccacgaccctggcgttgcaagcaccatgctctaccaactgagtcacacagGACACTATAGGAGTGTAATGGGGAAATGTAAGATCAAAAGTTCATATTTAGTTAGAGTGATTAACAGAATGTTTAGCATGTTAATACATTTGCCCTTTCTGTAATACATGACTTCCAGTGTTTGTGACAGTCAAGGTGCTGGTTGATGGCCACTAGACTTCATCCTGAATCTTATGGATTATTCTCATATCTGTTGATAGCAGTTGACCGCAGACTGGATGTACAAGGACCGAGGACActgattattcactgttgtaTTGATGACATCCTGTGAACACTGTGTGATTCTGTAACAACTGACAAGGTCACTCACTGCCTTTTGTTTTCACTTCCTACAAAGGGCCTATTTCCAATGGCATTTTCTCTGCTTCTGTGCTGGGTACGCAGGGTGCTTCTGTGCTGGGTACGCAGGGTGCTTCTGTGCCCTTTTGCAACTTGTAATATACCAGCTTGGTGCCATTTAAGTAACAGGGTTGAggttttcatcttaaatcagccataaatccccttgacAGGGAGAattgaagcttgttgtgtgcaacagatggagaaattgaatgcaagcttcacccaAAAAAATGATTGTTAAAATATTTCTAGCCCGTCTATCTATggataacagggttgacgtgttatggtcaacccactcagttttccaccacaaaacacaagaaccagctcacctgcttttacactatctGATCAATGTTTCTTTAAAAACTATATTTTCAAAAGGAACAacttcaccatattaaaacgagagttgACGTTAGAATGAGGGACATAAATGTATCACTtctcacaaattaaataatgatCTTTAGAAATGACTTCGTAAAAGCAATaacataactagggctttacaatgatagTAAAAACTTGGACAttttggggttaagtgggttaaaaccTTTCTAGAAGTCAGAAAAACATGAGGGGCATGTCAAAATACTGATTCTAGCAAGTTTTTATTAATAtttaaaatctgatttattgaatgttccatgtggtctatattaaagggcacttcatttaatataagaggcttttaaaattcaatattggtgcacaatttctacttaaaatatcaaagggacacaAAATGTACTCTATTCATGGAACGACCCATTGTTTTTTGATTGACACAAAGTCTGCTCTCCTTTTTGTTCAACTGGAAATTCCTATTGCAAGGATTAACAGGTAGTTGTAGCTCTGATGCACACAGCAAAAATAGGGTTAGAGATGGACACTTACTTGTGACTATGAGGTCTGTGAAGAGCAGCAGGCAGTTGCAGCAGAAGCTGACTGCACTGAGAGAAGCAGTGACCATGGGCAGGAAGAGAAGACTGCAGgccagtttacacacacacacaccacagctgcTCCCTCTAACACACCATCCATGGCTAAGACAAaacaacacagacagaggactatatTACAAACCATTATTGGATTATGAATGGATTATTACTGACTCTTCCGCTtggaacatacagttgaagtcggaagtttacatactccttagcaaaatacatttaaactcatttttttcacaattcctgacatttaatctcagtgaaaatccctgttttaggtcagttaggatcaccactttattttaagaatgtgaaatgtcagaataatagtagagagaatgatgtatttcagcttttatttctttcatcacattcccagtgggtcagaagtttacatacacttgggtcaaacgtttcgggtagccttccacaagcttcccacaataagttgggggaaattttggcccattcctcctgacagagctggtgtaactgagtcaggtttgtaggccttgctcgcatatgctttttcagttctgcccacaaattgtctatgggattgaggtcagggctttgtgatggccactccaataccttgactttgttgtccttaagccattttgccacaatgttggaagtatgcttggggtccttgtcaatttggatgacccatttgcgaccaagctttaacttcctgactgattgcagctgtttttatctcaatattaaaTCATATCTGGGTAACAATTTAGTACTTAAGTTAGTTTtccattaaaatggtcaaaaataaacaaaacattttttttgcaaaaaaactatttctcaagcaagaatttagacAGGTGCAATTTTCCCTCAAAATGTTTATAACTGGGCAAATGTTGAGTTCTGCTGAGCGCAACCTTGAACATTGTGAAcatttaagttacagttttaagtggccatgtaggctactgtggctatttgatcataatgtagtaggcctaccatcaaaaacaattgaGAAAatacatcccataacattttaacatggacatACAGcggctgttctatcattcagcctacagtagcagccaatgtgtggtgttcaatgtatgCCTCCtgtacattccatgagacttgagagagaaaaaaacacatgcagggcttgacattaacctgtttatccacttgactgaaaatgttgtgttgtttgatgcaagaaaccactttacaaaattaaatccattattactcACTGTTActgagaatcagacaaattatgctaccctctgcctgttGGCtatttagcttattcaagcctgtctcaaagtacaacactgcccctttaagacaaaaaaagcttTTCACCTGACTCGCTTTTAAAATATGTCTAGAAGTGTACACatgttgtgctcttgtaggaagcaattaCTCCCCTATTGCTGGctacaaattat harbors:
- the LOC106565707 gene encoding uncharacterized protein isoform X2 — encoded protein: MVTASLSAVSFCCNCLLLFTDLIVTTFLVVLWFTEPWLPPFSMSTDVIALRFLLFLSYIYWAVLLMTTPLVAVETAMRLQWPQVYGGGAVDGVVDNPAPHGGVTLEVENWQSRDTDTQRGGRGDQDQGSCLSHILGFFCCLLVWAVCGICGGQGWRLEVPWVEVCLERTSSLTLCLPSLPNTVLLALGEPSWGLATVTLALLLVLTVGWGFLRRPLAHTETDPHTPTTTQTHKEEHGTDIQLPVQTLPAPRKAMKPVMSVASAPRFVDTETTWSRCSVHSPCSGNNMQLSLGHYGNAVLLSLEFLSADRLEGHKEKKGLGDIPLTGIVEEHTDRSQHGLGRFPCLGVNIMTGLMCLLTVCVLPLNLSVNILLIRHTETMLEWSLKILM